DNA from Asanoa sp. WMMD1127:
CCCGAGGGCGGCTGGTCCGCGCGGGTCTAGCTCGGGCCCATATGATCGCGCGGTGCGCGCGGCGGCCGAAGTCACCCAGCGCCGCCTCGCGCCCGTCGACCCGCGCGGCAGCGTCTCCTCCTGGTATGCGACGGGCTTCGTCGTGCTCGTCGCCGCCGTCCTGCGGTTGCACGGCCTGGCCCGGCCGCAGGGCAAGCTGTTCGACGAGACCTACTACGCCAAAGACGGCTGGGGCCTGCTCACCAAGGGCGTCGAGTGGAACTACCGCGACGACGCGCCGGCCTTTGTCGTGCACCCGCCGCTCGGAAAGTGGCTGATCGCGCTCGGCGAGTGGGCGTTCGGCTACTACGACATCGACGGCAACCAGCACCTGACCGGCCACCTGGTCGACGCGCCGCCCGAGTTCGGCTGGCGGTTCTCCGCCGCCGTCGCCGGCACGGTCTCGGTGCTGCTGCTGGTGCGCATCACCCGCCGGCTCTTCGGCTCGACGGTGCTGGCCTGCGCGGCTGGGCTGCTCCTCGCCCTCGACGGCTTCCACCTGGTGCTGTCCCGGCTGGCGATGCTCGACATCTTCCTGCTGCTGTTCGTGCTCGCCACGTTCGGCGCCCTGCTGGTCGACCGCGACCAGCGCCGCCGGCTACGCCTGCGCAGCCTCGACAACCCGGTCACCGGCGTGCCCTGGTGGCGCCTGGTCGCCGCGGTCCTGTTCGGCTGCGCGGTCGCCACCAAGTGGAGCGCGCTCTTCTTCCTGCCGGTGTTCGCCCTGCTCGTGCTCTGGTGGGAGGCCGGCGCGCGACGCTCGGCCGGGTTGGCCCATCCGTGGCGGGACACGCTGCGCCGCGAGACCGGTTGGCTGGTGCTCTGTGGCGGCATCATCGTCGCGGTCTACCTGGCGTCGTGGTCCGGCTGGCTGCTCACCGACGACGGCTACTTCCGGCACTGGCGGGCCGACTCCGGCCGCTCCGAGTTGCCCGTCATCGGCGCGCTGCAGAACCTGATCCACTACCACCAGCAGGCGTTCGGCTTCCACTCAACGTTGCAGGACAAGCATCCGAGCCAGTCCTGGCCGTGGCAGTGGCTGCTGCTGGGCAAGCCGACGACGGTCCATCTCGCGTACCCCGGTGGTCCCTGGGGTCAAGCGCCCGTCTCCGAGATCATGTTGCTCGGCACCCCGCTGCTCTGGTGGTCGTTCCTGCCGGCGCTGGCCGGCACGGCCTGGCTGGGGGTCGCCCGCCGCGACTGGCGCCCGGGCGCGATCCTGCTGCTCGCCGGGGCCGGCCTGCTGCCGTGGTTCTACTACGCCGTCGACGCGCACCGGGTCATGTTCAACTTCTACACCGCCCCGGCGCTGCCCTTCCTGATCCTGGCGGTCGTCTACGTGCTCGGCGCCATGATCGGCCCACCCGGTCCGGAAAACGCCGACCGCCGCCTGATCGGCGCGGTCGCGGCGGGCGCCTACGTCGTGCTGGTCGTGTTCTGCTTCGCCTACTTCTACAAGGTGTTCGTCGGCGAGTTCCTGCCGTTCACGGACTGGGCCGACCGCCTCTGGCTCGGCAACCGCTGGCACCCGTAGGGTCCGCAACCACGACGGGGGTCGACGCGTGTAGTCCCCGATCGGCCGGCCACACCGGACGGCCGCGATCGGGGAGGATGCGAGGACGGTGGTTTCCTTGCAAGACGGGGGCGATCTCGATCTGGTGCCCGGGTTCGGTCCACCAGCGCAGGTGAGCTTCGAAGAGTTCTACGCGGCACACTTCCAGTCGCTGACCATCCAGCTCTACGCGTACACCCGGGATCTGG
Protein-coding regions in this window:
- a CDS encoding phospholipid carrier-dependent glycosyltransferase yields the protein MRAAAEVTQRRLAPVDPRGSVSSWYATGFVVLVAAVLRLHGLARPQGKLFDETYYAKDGWGLLTKGVEWNYRDDAPAFVVHPPLGKWLIALGEWAFGYYDIDGNQHLTGHLVDAPPEFGWRFSAAVAGTVSVLLLVRITRRLFGSTVLACAAGLLLALDGFHLVLSRLAMLDIFLLLFVLATFGALLVDRDQRRRLRLRSLDNPVTGVPWWRLVAAVLFGCAVATKWSALFFLPVFALLVLWWEAGARRSAGLAHPWRDTLRRETGWLVLCGGIIVAVYLASWSGWLLTDDGYFRHWRADSGRSELPVIGALQNLIHYHQQAFGFHSTLQDKHPSQSWPWQWLLLGKPTTVHLAYPGGPWGQAPVSEIMLLGTPLLWWSFLPALAGTAWLGVARRDWRPGAILLLAGAGLLPWFYYAVDAHRVMFNFYTAPALPFLILAVVYVLGAMIGPPGPENADRRLIGAVAAGAYVVLVVFCFAYFYKVFVGEFLPFTDWADRLWLGNRWHP